A single region of the Syngnathus acus chromosome 6, fSynAcu1.2, whole genome shotgun sequence genome encodes:
- the ptprz1a gene encoding receptor-type tyrosine-protein phosphatase zeta isoform X9 — MDGCRLQVALHIFLTLQQVGAYTYRNQRKFTEDMDWSYAGTLNQNNWAKKFPSCSNAKQSPIDVEENLARVELRYQHLRLDGWENLTGRRTTIKNDGKTVVLDVDGDFHVSGGGLASKFKAGRITFHWGRCNASSEGSEHSLDGVKFPLEMQIYCFEPQRFDSFQQSVKSGGRLTALAVLFEAISEEDNANFAPVIDAVDSVSRYGKSAQVAPFAPRALLPDSTDKYFIYNGSLTTPPCSETVEWIVFKNTVPISARQLETFCEVMTMQQAGYVMLMDYLQNNFRDQQRNFMGQVFSSYTGTEELLTPVCSSEPENVEVAAYNLSSLLVTWERPRAVYDSAIERYSVSYKMAEDGEDAAPSEYLTDGDQDVGAILDELLANRSYELQVVALCANGLYGRLSDPLTFTLPADGPGDALIADSNQFDDEGENEPPDPWLNGPAQTEDYNRFWITTKAPASPTLGEPGQHAVAASKTDSTSSQPPEGSAGSSFTTPQYANARDHQGGVRPKFSENSKAGPNSTAPNGGEGVPSNGTPVTSSNPMSTPAKTTFDWMNRTAVVTATEKTTTGQPMNMTTIKSTAVNTTSGMTPYSNADKTDTNTTETMTTKTNDTERPATNVTVTETASMNATTAMSSNMTWPLKNTDVNETTNTTPVTNQTVTMTTGLATKPTNKTASLNMTTEMSSNPTENKTTNMSWPLNKTASATPATNQTMTRPATKTTNKTASMNTTTEMSSDPTENKTANMSWPLNKTASATPATNQTMTRPETKTASMNMTTEMSSDPTVNKTTHMTWPLNKSTNTTPATNQTTTKTGQVTETTSMNTTTPNKQAKNQTATLIKPLNKNTSMTNTKSMATNLTRLSDQIITTSSVQMDPREGQTTPKTVNTGNGGGDVVQGEPPGASHPRGSTTPSMPQFSSTKSWRSHVLLPTMPPLSKGERLAVLPASWSPSSLLYAAAEPQASPWSVPSARLHELSPCSTLVLPPHQIPASPNSQPAPFSADDSASFSRADRTEAPQFGTVSPSVGRRAGTAPPPRRDPVSRPVLSFAGDLASFSSGDSTEVSESGASEESLSLSPALQPSVLFSSNPPLPAATPGLMPSFVEFLGYGTEGTPDSFPPESGDGGFSDTICGCSLEPSVSWPHTSPFVPLGTSTLGLGADLLMSSLGASSFSGAASSGPVVLLSPSSPPPSFLPATHNAPPVSVAALATEPASSARPPSVPTAPGVSEPEVDQERDSIPPSASGESALPRSTDPATLGSGQTHGDLDDVSSAFFFDGESGSAAGSGRASAALPSVIAVPAPIFPEDSGSGQAENPLDGDGSSDFSIPERTQSESEKEEEPVADVSDSSHESRVGSVREGERKAVVPLAVISTLTGLGLLVLVGILLYWRLCFQTAHFYVDESACPRLAADATAFTWDEKAALPVQDFVQRVSELHRTKGFQRKFELLKESYEEVQACAADVAMTSETSSHPDNNGKNRYSNILAFDHSRVRLTAADNGRDYINANFVDGFKMRHAYIAAQGPLKSSTDDFWRMIWEQKVGVIVMITNLLEKGRRKCERYWPVDAPEDYGGLLVAPKSVRELAHYTRRTFSVTDVKKASGKRRDRERAVTQYHYTQWPDMGVPEHASPLLSFIRRSSRARTANMGPVVVHCSAGVGRTGTYVVLDSMLRQMRHEDAVDVDGFLRHIRTQRNYLVQTQEQYVFIHDALVEAILCGDTELAASDLHAYVGRLLTPLRDGGTPLEQQLELLNAQAANAQAANDDATALHDDNRQKNRSGSLLPAERSRVRLSPCAGDTSDYINAAYVT, encoded by the exons atgGACGGCTGCAGGCTGCAGGTCGCGCTGCACATCTTCTTGACGCTCCAACAAG TGGGAGCCTACACGTACAGGAACCAGCGCAAGTTCACCGAGGACATGGACTGGTCGTACGCTG GAACGCTGAACCAGAACAACTGGGCCAAGAAGTTTCCGTCGTGCAGCAACGCCAAGCAGTCGCCCATCGACGTGGAGGAGAACCTGGCCCGGGTGGAGCTGCGGTACCAGCACCTGCGCTTGGACGGCTGGGAGAACTTGACGGGCCGGCGCACCACCATCAAGAACGACGGCAAGACCG TGGTGCTGGACGTGGACGGCGACTTCCACGTCAGCGGCGGCGGCCTGGCTTCAAAGTTCAAGGCGGGGCGCATCACCTTCCACTGGGGGCGCTGCAACGCCTCCTCGGAGGGCTCCGAGCACAGCCTGGACGGCGTCAAGTTCCCCCTGGAG ATGCAGATTTACTGTTTTGAGCCGCAGCGCTTTGACTCGTTCCAGCAAAGCGTCAAGTCTGGAGGACGCCTCACAGCTCTGGCGGTGCTCTTTGAG GCCATCTCAGAGGAGGACAACGCCAACTTTGCCCCCGTCATCGACGCCGTCGACAGCGTCAGCAGATACG GTAAAAGCGCCCAGGTGGCGCCCTTCGCGCCGCGGGCGCTCCTGCCCGACTCCACGGACAAGTACTTCATCTACAACGGCTCGCTGACCACGCCGCCTTGCAGCGAAACGGTGGAGTGGATCGTCTTCAAGAACACCGTCCCCATCTCGGCCCGGCAG CTGGAGACCTTCTGTGAGGTGATGACCATGCAGCAGGCGGGTTACGTGATGCTGATGGACTACCTGCAGAACAACTTCCGGGACCAGCAGCGCAATTTCATGGGTCAGGTCTTCTCCTCCTACACCGGCACCGAGGAGCTCCTCACACCAG TGTGCAGCTCGGAGCCGGAGAACGTTGAGGTGGCCGCCTACAACTTGAGCAGTCTGCTGGTGACGTGGGAGCGGCCGCGGGCCGTCTACGACTCCGCCATCGAGAGGTACTCGGTCAGCTACAAGATGGCCGAGGACGGCGAGGACGCCGCGCCCTCGGAGTATCTGACCGACGGAGACCAGGATGTG ggggccaTCCTGGACGAGCTGCTGGCCAATCGCAGCTACGAGCTCCAGGTGGTGGCGCTGTGCGCCAACGGCCTTTACGGACGCCTCAGCGACCCGCTGACCTTCACCCTGCCCGCCGACGGCCCGG GTGATGCTCTGATCGCAGATTCAAACCAATTTGATGATGAG GGGGAGAACGAGCCACCGGATCCATGGTTAAATGGACCTGCGCAAACGGAAGATTACAATCGGTTTTGGATTACCACCAAAGCGCCTGCGAGCCCGACTTTGGGAGAACCCGGCCAACATGCCGTGGCGGCCAGCAAGACAGACTCAACCTCCAGTCAGCCACCGGAAGGCTCCGCCGGGTCCTCGTTTACGACTCCTCAGTATGCAAACGCAAGAGACCATCAGGGCGGGGTGAGGCCAAAGTTCTCTGAAAACAGCAAAGCGGGCCCAAATTCGACAGCGCCGAATGGGGGTGAAGGTGTTCCCTCAAATGGGACCCCCGTGACTTCAAGCAATCCAATGAGCACCCCCGCAAAAACGACCTTTGACTGGATGAACAGGACCGCAGTGGTGACTGCAACGGAGAAGACAACCACGGGCCAGCCAATGAACATGACCACGATCAAGTCCACCGCCGTCAACACGACGAGCGGAATGACTCCATATTCAAACGCAGACAAGACCGATACAAACACGACCGAGACAATGACGACAAAGACAAACGACACCGAGAGGCCAGCAACAAACGTGACCGTGACCGAGACTGCGAGCATGAATGCGACGACAGCAATGTCTTCAAACATGACCTGGCCACTGAAGAACACAGACGTGAACGAGACCACAAACACCACCCCGGTAACAAACCAAACCGTAACCATGACCACCGGGCTGGCGACCAAGCCCACAAACAAGACCGCAAGCCTGAATATGACGACGGAAATGTCTTCAAACCCGACTGAAAACAAGACCACAAACATGAGCTGGCCACTGAACAAGACCGCAAGCGCGACCCCAGCAACAAACCAAACCATGACCAGGCCAGCGACCAAGACCACAAACAAAACCGCAAGCATGAATACGACGACGGAAATGTCTTCAGACCCGACTGAAAACAAGACCGCAAACATGAGCTGGCCACTGAACAAGACCGCAAGCGCGACCCCAGCAACAAACCAAACCATGACCAGGCCAGAGACCAAGACCGCAAGCATGAATATGACGACGGAAATGTCTTCAGACCCGACTGTCAACAAGACTACACACATGACCTGGCCACTGaacaaaagcacaaacacGACCCCAGCGACAAACCAAACCACAACCAAGACCGGGCAGGTGACAGAGACCACAAGCATGAATACCACGACTCCAAACAAACAGGCAAAGAACCAAACGGCGACCTTGATTAAACCACTCAACAAGAATACAAGCATGACCAACACTAAGAGCATGGCCACAAACCTGACCCGTCTTAGCGACCAAATCATCACAACGTCGTCCGTCCAAATGGACCCACGCGAAGGGCAGACCACACCCAAAACAGTAAATACCGGAAATGGTGGTGGTGACGTGGTCCAGGGTGAGCCCCCAGGGGCATCTCACCCGCGAGGGTCTACAACTCCCAGCATGCCTCAGTTTTCAAGCACAAAGTCTTGGCGGAGCCACGTTCTTTTGCCGACCATGCCTCCGCTGTCAAAGGGTGAGCGCCTCGCTGTCCTCCCCGCCTCTTGGTCCCCCTCTTCCCTTCTGTATGCTGCCGCAGAGCCCCAAGCCAGCCCCTGGTCTGTCCCCTCCGCCCGCTTGCATGAGCTCAGCCCTTGTTCCACACTGGTCCTGCCGCCTCACCAGATCCCTGCTTCTCCCAACTCCCAACCTGCCCCCTTTTCCGCTGACGACTCGGCGTCTTTCTCTCGGGCCGACCGCACCGAGGCGCCGCAGTTCGGGACGGTCTCCCCGTCCGTCGGGCGGCGCGCCGGCACCGCCCCGCCGCCTCGCCGAGACCCCGTTTCTCGTCCCGTTCTCTCTTTTGCCGGTGACTTGGCGTCTTTCTCTTCGGGTGACTCCACCGAGGTGTCGGAATCGGGAGCGTCCGAGGAATCGCTGTCCCTCAGCCCCGCTTTGCAGCCGTCGGTTCTGTTCTCGAGCAATCCTCCTCTTCCGGCTGCCACTCCGGGTCTGATGCCGTCGTTTGTCGAATTCTTGGGGTACGGAACAGAAGGCACGCCTGACTCCTTCCCGCCCGAATCGGGCGATGGCGGCTTCTCCGACACCATATGCGGTTGCTCCCTGGAGCCTTCGGTATCCTGGCCCCACACCTCGCCGTTCGTCCCCCTCGGGACCTCAACTTTGGGTCTCGGTGCGGATCTCCTCATGAGTTCTTTGGGTGCCAGTTCTTTTTCTGGGGCGGCTTCTAGTGGCCCGGTGGTTCTGCTCTCGCCCTCCTCGCCGCCGCCCTCCTTCCTGCCGGCCACTCACAACGCCCCGCCCGTTTCCGTTGCAGCCCTCGCAACCGAGCCCGCGTCGTCGGCACGGCCGCCTTCCGTCCCCACGGCACCTGGTGTCTCAGAGCCCGAGGTAGATCAGGAGCGGGACAGCATCCCGCCGTCGGCCTCGGGTGAGAGCGCCCTTCCTCGTTCCACGGATCCCGCCACTTTAGGATCCGGACAGACGCACGGAGATTTGGACGACGTCTCCTCGGCGTTCTTTTTTGACGGCGAGAGCGGGAGCGCCGCCGGGTCCGGGCGAGCGAGCGCCGCCTTGCCGAGCGTAATCGCGGTCCCCGCGCCTATCTTCCCCGAGGACAGCGGCTCGGGTCAGGCCGAGAACCCGCTCGACGGCGACGGCTCCTCGGACTTCAGCATTCCTGAGCGAACCCAGAGCGAGTcggaaaaagaggaggagcCAGTGGCAG ACGTGAGCGACAGCAGCCACGAATCCCGAGTGGGCTCCGTCAGAGAGGGCGAGAGGAAGGCGGTGGTCCCCCTGGCCGTCATCTCCACGCTCACGGGCCTCGGGCTCCTGGTCCTGGTTGGCATCCTGCTCTACTGGAG GTTGTGTTTCCAGACGGCGCATTTCTACGTGGACGAAAGCGCCTGCCCGCGCCTTGCCGCCGACGCAACCGCGTTCACATGGG ATGAAAAAGCCGCACTTCCCGTCCAAGACTTTGTCCAACGTGTCTCCGAGCTTCACCGAACAAAGGGATTTCAGCGCAAGTTTGAG CTGCTCAAAGAGAGTTACGAG GAGGTGCAGGCGTGCGCGGCGGACGTGGCCATGACCTCGGAGACGTCCAGCCATCCCGACAACAACGGCAAGAACCGATACAGCAACATCCTGGCCT TCGACCACAGTCGAGTGCGACTCACGGCGGCCGACAATGGACGAGATTACATCAACGCTAACTTTGTGGAC GGCTTCAAGATGCGCCACGCCTACATCGCAGCACAGGGGCCGCTCAAGTCCAGTACGGACGACTTCTGGCGCATGATCTGGGAACAGAAGGTCGGCGTCATCGTGATGATCACCAACCTGCTGGAGAAGGGACGC AGGAAGTGCGAGCGGTACTGGCCCGTCGACGCGCCCGAGGACTACGGCGGCCTACTGGTGGCGCCCAAGAGCGTCCGAGAGCTGGCCCACTACACTCGGCGGACCTTCAGCGTCACCGATGTGAAAAAG GCTTCCGGGAAGAGGCGGGACCGGGAACGAGCAGTCACGCAGTACCACTACACGCAGTGGCCCGACATGGGCGTGCCCGAGCACGCCTCGCCACTCCTCAGCTTCATCCGCCGCTCTTCTCGGGCCAGGACGGCAAACATGGGCCCGGTGGTGGTGCACTGCAG CGCCGGCGTGGGCCGCACGGGCACCTACGTGGTGTTGGACAGCATGCTGAGGCAGATGAGGCACGAGGACGCCGTGGATGTGGACGGGTTCCTCCGACACATCCGCACGCAGAGGAACTACCTGGTCCAGACGCAG GAGCAGTACGTGTTCATCCACGACGCCTTggtggaggccattttgtGCGGCGACACGGAGCTGGCGGCCTCGGACCTTCACGCCTACGTGGGGCGGCTGCTGACGCCGCTGCGTGATGGCGGCACGCCGCTGGAGCAGCAGCTGGAG CTGCTGAACGCCCAAGCGGCAAACGCCCAAGCGGCAAACGACGACGCGACCGCTCTTCACGACGACAACCGGCAAAAGAACCGAAGCGGCTCGCTGCTACCGG CGGAGAGGTCGCGAGTGCGTTTGTCGCCGTGCGCCGGCGACACGTCCGATTACATCAACGCGGCCTACGTGACG TAG